ACGGCATCCCGATCGTCGGGGTGCCGAAAACGATCGACAACGACCTCTCGGCCACCGACTACACCTTCGGTTTCGACACCGCCGTCTCGATCGCCACCGAGTCGATCGACCGGCTGCGCACCACCGCCGAATCACACAGCCGATGCATGGTGGTCGAGGTGATGGGCCGCCACGTCGGCTGGATCGCGTTGCACTCCGGGCTCGCCGGCGGCGCCCACGCCATCCTCATCCCCGAGCAGCCGGTGTCGATGGAGCAGATCTGTGCGTGGGTCGACGCCGCACGCGACCGCGGCCGGGCCCCGCTGGTGGTCGTGGCCGAGGGGTTCAAACCCGAAGGCACGGAGATCGTGCGCGACGCGCTCGACGGGTTCGGCCGCCCGCGCCTCGGTGGGGTCGGCGAATGGCTCGGCCCGATCATCGAGGAGCAGACCGGCATCGAGACCCGGGTGATGACCCTCGGTCACCTGCAACGCGGTGGCGTGCCCACGTCGTACGACCGCGTGCTCGCGACCCGCTTCGGCCTGGCCGCGATCGACGCGGTGATGGACGCGAAGTGGGGGCACATGGTGTCGTTGCGCGGGATCGACATCGAGACGGTTCCGCTGCACGATGCCACCCGCGACCTCAAATCGGTGCCTCAGTCCCGCTGGGACGAAGCGGCCGTACTGTTCGGCTGATCCCGCTCGGAAGGAAGACCAACGATGGCCCACATCCTGCTGCTGCACTCCGCGATCGGATTGCGCCCGGCGGTGCTCGAGTTCGCCGATGCGCTGCGCGACCGCGGCCACACCCTCACCGTGCCCGACTACTACGACGGTCAGGTGTTCGACGACGAGGCGGCCGGCATCGAATACCGCGACCGCGTCGGTGCGCGCGACCTGTTCAAGCGCATCCTGCCGGTGGTCGACGAGCTGCCGGCCGAGGCAGCGTTGGCCGGGTTCTCGTTGGGGTCGGCCTTCGCGCAGACGCTCGCCGCGACCCGTCCGCAGGCGGCCGGGGTGATCCTGATGCACAGCGTGGCCGCACCGTTCGGACGCTGGCCCGGCGCTCCCGTGCAACTGCACCGTTACGAGAGCGACCCGTGGATCGAGGAGGACGACGTCGCGGCGCTGCGTGCGTCGGTCGAGGCCGAGGGCGCCTCGTTCGAAGACTTCGTCACCCCCGGACGCGGCCATCTCTTCACCGACGTGCACGGCCCGGACGGCGACGCCGCGGCGACCGCGGCGACCATCGAGCGCATCGACGCGCTGCTGAACCGCTGACCCGCGCTTTGGAGGTCACCACCTGGACGCTGGAGATGCGCGACCCCGCTGCGCTCTCCGGCCGCACCGATCTTCCGGACGGCGTTCGCGTCGACGAAACATCGAGCGTCACACCGGAATTCGCTCGATTCCTCTACGCGATGGTCGGCGGGCCGTGGCGCTGGACCGACCGGCTCGGCTGGACCCGGGAGCAGTGGGTCGCCGACCTCGCGGCGCCGGCGACCACCTTCCTCATTGCCTCTGCGGACGGCGTGCCCCAGGGCTATCTGCACCTCGGCGCGTCGGCGGTGGGTGAGACGAGCGAGATCGAGATCAAGTACTTCGGCCTCGTGACCGCCGCCATCGGCAAGGGCCTCGGCACCGCGCTGCTCACCCGCGGCATCGAACGCGCCTGGCGCGCAGCCGAGCTCGACGATGTGCCGCCGGTGTCGCGGGTGTGGGTGCACACCTGTTCGCTCGACGGCCCGGCCGCGTTGCACACCTACACCGCGCGCGGGCTCGAGCTGATCGACCAGACCGTCACCGACGAGGACTACCCCGACGAGCCGCTCGGCAGTTGGGCCTCCACCGGCGGGCCGAGCACCGGCTGAGGTCTTACGTCGCACGAAGTCGCGTCAGGCGCGACTTACTCACGGGTTCGGGCCGATACGCCGCAGTAACTCGCGTCAGGCGCGACTTTGCAACGGGCTCGCTGCGCTCGCCCTCCTCAGGGCTTGCGGGAGATCTTGTCGGCGATCCCCGCGATGCCGGAGCGACGGCCGGTGAGCG
This genomic stretch from Calidifontibacter indicus harbors:
- a CDS encoding dienelactone hydrolase family protein, with the translated sequence MAHILLLHSAIGLRPAVLEFADALRDRGHTLTVPDYYDGQVFDDEAAGIEYRDRVGARDLFKRILPVVDELPAEAALAGFSLGSAFAQTLAATRPQAAGVILMHSVAAPFGRWPGAPVQLHRYESDPWIEEDDVAALRASVEAEGASFEDFVTPGRGHLFTDVHGPDGDAAATAATIERIDALLNR
- a CDS encoding GNAT family N-acetyltransferase; the encoded protein is MEVTTWTLEMRDPAALSGRTDLPDGVRVDETSSVTPEFARFLYAMVGGPWRWTDRLGWTREQWVADLAAPATTFLIASADGVPQGYLHLGASAVGETSEIEIKYFGLVTAAIGKGLGTALLTRGIERAWRAAELDDVPPVSRVWVHTCSLDGPAALHTYTARGLELIDQTVTDEDYPDEPLGSWASTGGPSTG
- a CDS encoding 6-phosphofructokinase, giving the protein MRVGILTSGGDCPGLNAVIRGAVMKGDRIYGVEFLGIRDGFRGLVDDDIRPLPRHDVRGLSRQGGTILGTSRIGPFAEGAGGSARVREVMERHEMDAIIAVGGEGTLTVARMLNDDGIPIVGVPKTIDNDLSATDYTFGFDTAVSIATESIDRLRTTAESHSRCMVVEVMGRHVGWIALHSGLAGGAHAILIPEQPVSMEQICAWVDAARDRGRAPLVVVAEGFKPEGTEIVRDALDGFGRPRLGGVGEWLGPIIEEQTGIETRVMTLGHLQRGGVPTSYDRVLATRFGLAAIDAVMDAKWGHMVSLRGIDIETVPLHDATRDLKSVPQSRWDEAAVLFG